A region from the Molothrus aeneus isolate 106 chromosome 17, BPBGC_Maene_1.0, whole genome shotgun sequence genome encodes:
- the LOC136564106 gene encoding opsin-5-like: MGNASNTSVFTSTLSEREDLIFGTLYLVFGIMSLAGNSLLLLVAHQKRSLLKPAELFIVNLAISDLSTTVTLFPLATSSFFAHRWLFDQAVCTLYAFCRVLFGLSSLASLTVLSTVCCLKVCYPAYGSRFSHGHAAGLLLAVWAYALAFAAAPLARWGSYGPEPYGTACCITWEPSSTEATLYILALLICCYLLPCLLILASYALILWTVWASHRALRRHRHTSPRHGNRGLRGLHGLLLRLSIAVCLGFLAAWTPYAVLALWALLGDTSQVPVLAFVLSAVSAKSSTLYNPLVCLLLKPSFHRFLSWDRVPVLQALRTLLCCGCRGTTLQRGRARGCRSCRDVPECFSTCPRCCAAPRLPGSSAPRGAVAVLAGGAAGQPGLRSTVQVMVLLTRTWSGLGTASVAGEALPSAIAKDLL; this comes from the exons ATGGGAAATGCATCCAACACCTCAGTGTTCACGTCCACCTTATCGGAGAGAGAAGACCTGATTTTTGGCACTCTCTATTTAGTCTTTG GCATCATGTCCCTGGCTGGgaactccctgctgctgctggtggcccaTCAGAAGAGGTCCCTGCTGAAACCTGCCGAGCTCTTCATCGTCAACCTGGCCATCAGTGACCTGAGCACGACGGTGACGCTCTTCCCCTTGGCCACCTCCTCCTTCTTTGCACACAG GTGGCTCTTTGACCAGGCTGTGTGCACGCTCTACGCCTTCTGCAGGGTCCTGTTCGggctgagcagcctggccagcctgACGGTGCTCAGCACGGTCTGCTGCCTCAAGGTCTGCTACCCGGCATATG GGAGCAGGTTCTCGCACGGCCACGCtgcggggctgctgctggccgtGTGGGCCTACGCCCTGGCCTTCGCCGCCGCGCCCCTGGCCCGCTGGGGCAGCTACGGCCCCGAGCCCTACGGGACAGCCTGCTGCATCACCTGGGAGCCCTCCAGCACGGAGGCCACGCTCTACATCCTCGCCCTCCTCATCTGCTGCtacctgctgccctgcctgctcatCCTGGCCTCCTACGCGCTGATCCTGTGGACGGTGTGGGCATcgcacagagccctgaggcgGCACAGGCACACGTCCCCCCGGCACGGGAACCGCGGCCTGCGCGGCCTGCACGGGCTGCTCCTCCGG ctgagcATCGCTGTGTGCCTGGGGTTCCTGGCTGCCTGGACTCCCTACGCCGTGCTGGCGCTGTGGGCCCTGCTCGGGGACACCAGCCAGGTGCCAGTGCTGGCCTTCGTGCTCTCGGCCGTCTCTGCCAAGTCCTCGACGCTCTACAACCCGCTGGTGTGCCTGCTGCTCAAGCCCAGCTTCCACAGGTTCCTCTCCTGGGACAGGGTTCCTGTCCTGCAGGCCCTGCGCACCCTCCTGTGCTGCGGCTGCCGGGGCACCACGCTCCAGcgcggccgggcccggggctgcaggagctgcagggatgttcCTGAGTGTTTCAGTacctgccccaggtgctgcGCTGCCCCCCGGCTGCCCGGCAGCTCTGCCCCGCGCGGGGCCGTGGCCGTGCTGGCCGGCGGAGCCGCGGGGCAGCCGGGGCTCAGGAGCACGGTGCAGGTGATGGTGCTGCTCACTCGGACGTGGTCgggcctgggcactgccagcgtGGCAGGGGAGGCCCTGCCCTCGGCCATCGCCAAGGAcctgctctga